In Euzebyales bacterium, one DNA window encodes the following:
- a CDS encoding Xaa-Pro peptidase family protein — MGDRIRASVQRAADAFEAAGGPLHHLTLGPGPALTAEWVAAGLDLPDLPRMRRYRFERIREQLHLSDLVGILVMDPMNIRYATDTTNMQVWVMHNGARYAWIGADGRTILWEFANCEFFAGHNPLIDEVRPAISSTYFQAGSRYAEQARRWVDELLDVAGHRPGARTRIAIDQCHLTAHRMLLDAGVVIANGQEVMERARRIKSGDEIRAMRCAVHACESVMADMRAALRPGMTEREVWSLLHAGNIARAGEWIETQILSSGPRTNPWMQEASSRIIQDGDLVAYDTDLVGAYGMMVDISRTLRCGDGPPSGAQRDVHALALEQVHRNIELLTPGRSFRELTHGAWSPPAEDYRHYSVLFHGVGQCDEHPEIYFPSDWDAWGYDGVVEPGMVFTVEAYVGPRSGGEGVKLENQVLVTEGGPELLTHFPLDLW; from the coding sequence GTGGGTGACAGGATCCGCGCCAGCGTGCAGCGTGCGGCCGACGCCTTCGAGGCGGCTGGCGGCCCGCTGCACCACCTCACGCTGGGTCCCGGACCGGCTCTCACCGCGGAGTGGGTCGCGGCGGGGCTCGATCTGCCTGACCTTCCCCGGATGCGCCGGTACCGGTTCGAACGGATACGCGAGCAGCTCCACCTGTCGGATCTCGTCGGGATCCTGGTCATGGACCCGATGAACATCCGCTACGCGACCGACACCACCAACATGCAGGTGTGGGTGATGCACAACGGCGCGCGCTACGCGTGGATCGGTGCCGACGGCCGCACGATCCTGTGGGAGTTCGCGAACTGCGAGTTCTTCGCGGGCCACAACCCGTTGATCGACGAGGTCCGGCCCGCCATCTCGTCGACGTACTTCCAGGCCGGCTCCCGCTACGCCGAGCAGGCCCGTCGCTGGGTCGACGAGCTCCTCGACGTGGCGGGGCATCGACCGGGGGCGCGAACGCGGATCGCCATCGACCAGTGCCACCTCACCGCCCATCGGATGCTGCTCGACGCCGGTGTCGTCATCGCCAACGGCCAGGAGGTGATGGAACGCGCACGGAGGATCAAGAGCGGCGACGAGATCCGGGCCATGCGCTGTGCCGTCCACGCCTGCGAGTCGGTCATGGCCGACATGCGCGCCGCGCTGCGTCCGGGCATGACCGAGCGCGAGGTCTGGTCGCTGCTGCACGCCGGCAACATCGCGCGAGCGGGAGAGTGGATCGAGACGCAAATCCTGTCGTCGGGTCCGCGCACGAACCCGTGGATGCAGGAGGCCAGCAGCCGGATCATCCAGGACGGCGATCTCGTCGCCTACGACACGGACCTGGTCGGGGCCTACGGAATGATGGTCGACATCTCGCGCACCCTGCGCTGCGGTGACGGCCCACCTTCCGGCGCGCAGCGCGACGTCCACGCGCTGGCACTCGAACAGGTCCACCGCAACATCGAGCTGCTCACGCCGGGGCGGTCGTTCCGCGAGCTGACCCACGGGGCGTGGAGCCCTCCCGCCGAGGACTACCGGCACTACAGCGTGCTGTTCCACGGCGTCGGGCAATGCGACGAGCATCCCGAGATCTACTTCCCCAGCGATTGGGACGCATGGGGCTACGACGGCGTGGTCGAACCCGGCATGGTGTTCACCGTCGAGGCCTACGTCGGTCCCCGATCGGGCGGCGAGGGCGTGAAGCTCGAGAACCAGGTGCTCGTGACCGAGGGCGGGCCGGAGTTGCTCACGCACTTCCCGCTCGACCTGTGGTGA
- a CDS encoding DUF2877 domain-containing protein, translating to MTEVTTLGRPPDPTAGADAAAASRWLRPLLVGPARNVQLVGTSGPAWYVRCDDGTVIAVEAHGGVRLPNSLTVGAGAGGLADVPIGRRGDVGNSGLRVGGRTLVVRRWWDPTPRVGPVGRDQLRRRRASLPSTGVPGDDAFGVRAGVRRLAAAAMRHDLSALGPAVAELIGRGAGSTPAGDDVVAGALAALRVLGTGATAPVADALARHSRRHAHHTTALSSTLLRCADDAAVVGAAGRVLRALAGQGRLDGAVTALTRIGHTSGQDLLAGITIAVDVLTSERIEG from the coding sequence ATGACCGAGGTGACCACCCTCGGCCGACCACCCGACCCGACGGCCGGGGCGGACGCTGCGGCTGCCAGCCGCTGGCTGCGACCGCTTCTCGTCGGTCCCGCCAGGAACGTGCAGCTCGTCGGCACCAGCGGGCCGGCCTGGTACGTGCGGTGCGACGACGGCACGGTCATCGCCGTCGAGGCCCATGGCGGTGTCCGGTTGCCGAATTCGTTGACCGTCGGCGCCGGCGCCGGTGGGTTGGCAGACGTGCCCATCGGCCGGCGCGGCGACGTCGGCAACAGTGGGCTGCGCGTCGGCGGCCGAACGCTGGTCGTCCGCCGGTGGTGGGATCCGACGCCCCGCGTGGGGCCGGTCGGTCGTGACCAGTTGCGCCGCCGCCGTGCGTCGCTCCCCTCAACTGGCGTCCCAGGCGACGACGCGTTCGGGGTGCGCGCCGGCGTGCGGCGGTTGGCGGCCGCCGCGATGCGCCACGATCTGTCGGCGCTCGGACCGGCCGTCGCCGAGCTGATCGGCCGCGGCGCTGGATCCACGCCCGCCGGCGACGACGTGGTGGCCGGGGCACTGGCGGCGTTGCGCGTGCTCGGCACCGGCGCGACGGCACCTGTGGCCGATGCGCTCGCACGGCACAGCCGCCGTCACGCGCACCACACCACCGCGCTGTCATCGACGCTGCTGCGGTGCGCCGACGACGCCGCGGTGGTCGGCGCGGCCGGACGGGTGCTCCGGGCCCTGGCCGGGCAGGGTCGGCTCGACGGCGCCGTGACAGCGCTGACGAGGATCGGTCACACATCCGGGCAGGATCTGCTGGCAGGCATCACCATCGCCGTCGACGTGCTCACATCGGAGAGGATCGAAGGATGA
- a CDS encoding solute carrier family 23 protein — protein MATTPAGQLDLNYGVDDVPTPFPKALGLGLQHVLTMFGATIAVPLLLGPAMGMDTTQIAILISSVFIASGIATILQVTIGSRLPIVQGVSFAFLGPFFAIIGAREGVDAMAFIGGAILIGAVVETVIGFSGVFGLIRRYITPIVIGPVIALIGLSLFNAATLQINTITGDDGEVVLAGNWWIALLTVSFIFVFALVVSRRSQLVSVFSILLAVLCTYIVALILSEAGLITEGNRAFVSFNRIGQAFSDAPWVRNVVGAQSLLFPWGAPSFDLGFAIAVLAAYLASMIESFGDYHAVARVSGLGEPTRGQINRGIGSEGLGCFVTGLLGGFASTSYTENIGLIGLTRVASRYVVLLGAGALILLGFVTKFGAIIATIPTPVVGGVYLALFGLIAAVGLTNLMRADMTSQRNLLIAGFILFMGLVVPDFMNQLPDDWTFLGAEWTTNLARSIFGSGIAVGAILGLLLDNLIPGTDAERGVVADRDPMTDDGTPA, from the coding sequence ATGGCAACGACGCCAGCCGGACAGCTGGATCTGAACTACGGGGTCGACGACGTCCCGACGCCGTTTCCCAAGGCGCTCGGGCTCGGTCTGCAGCACGTGCTGACCATGTTCGGTGCCACGATCGCCGTGCCGCTGCTGCTGGGGCCCGCGATGGGCATGGACACCACCCAGATCGCCATCCTCATCAGCTCGGTGTTCATCGCGTCGGGCATCGCAACGATCCTGCAGGTGACGATCGGCTCACGGCTGCCGATCGTGCAGGGCGTGTCGTTCGCGTTCCTCGGGCCCTTCTTCGCGATCATCGGCGCCCGCGAGGGCGTCGACGCGATGGCGTTCATCGGCGGCGCGATCCTGATCGGCGCGGTCGTCGAGACCGTCATCGGGTTCAGCGGGGTGTTCGGGCTGATCCGCCGCTACATCACACCGATCGTGATCGGCCCCGTGATCGCGCTGATCGGGCTGTCGCTGTTCAACGCCGCGACGCTGCAGATCAACACGATCACCGGTGATGACGGGGAGGTCGTGCTCGCCGGCAACTGGTGGATCGCGCTGCTCACCGTCAGCTTCATCTTCGTGTTCGCCCTCGTCGTGTCACGGCGGTCGCAGTTGGTGTCGGTGTTCTCGATACTGCTCGCGGTGTTGTGCACGTACATCGTGGCGTTGATCCTGTCGGAGGCCGGCCTGATCACCGAGGGCAACCGGGCGTTCGTGAGCTTCAACCGCATCGGACAGGCCTTCTCGGACGCACCTTGGGTGCGCAACGTCGTCGGTGCGCAGAGTCTGCTGTTCCCGTGGGGTGCGCCGTCGTTCGATCTGGGCTTCGCCATCGCCGTCCTCGCGGCCTACCTGGCGTCGATGATCGAGTCGTTCGGCGACTACCACGCGGTGGCGCGTGTCTCCGGGCTGGGTGAGCCGACCCGTGGCCAGATCAACCGCGGCATCGGCAGCGAGGGGCTGGGTTGCTTCGTCACGGGTCTGCTCGGCGGGTTCGCGTCCACGTCGTACACGGAGAACATCGGCCTGATCGGGTTGACCCGCGTCGCCAGCCGCTACGTGGTGCTGCTGGGTGCCGGGGCGCTGATCCTCCTCGGGTTCGTCACGAAGTTCGGCGCGATCATCGCGACCATCCCGACACCGGTGGTCGGCGGCGTCTACCTCGCGCTGTTCGGGCTGATCGCCGCGGTCGGACTGACGAACCTGATGCGTGCCGACATGACGTCACAGCGCAACCTGCTGATCGCCGGGTTCATCCTGTTCATGGGGCTCGTCGTACCGGACTTCATGAACCAGCTGCCCGATGACTGGACGTTCCTCGGGGCCGAGTGGACGACGAACCTCGCGCGCAGCATCTTCGGCAGTGGGATCGCGGTCGGCGCGATCCTCGGGCTGTTGCTCGACAACCTGATCCCGGGGACCGACGCGGAGCGCGGCGTCGTGGCCGACCGTGATCCGATGACGGACGACGGGACGCCCGCGTGA
- a CDS encoding LysR family transcriptional regulator encodes MFDVVVSSGSLHAAARRLHLGQPAVSHTTAQLERVLGTALFDRTPGTHLTAAGIELRDHVRPTLAALDAGVHAVRRTARGAGVVHHGLDRPCTTPVERPRRGGAGGARRPGRGARLAVPRRSSMSVGS; translated from the coding sequence GTGTTCGACGTCGTCGTGTCGTCCGGATCGTTGCACGCGGCCGCGCGGAGGCTGCACCTCGGCCAGCCGGCGGTCAGCCACACGACCGCCCAGCTGGAACGCGTGCTGGGAACCGCGCTGTTCGACCGCACGCCGGGCACGCACCTGACGGCCGCCGGCATCGAACTGCGCGATCACGTGCGCCCCACGCTGGCCGCGCTGGATGCTGGCGTCCACGCGGTCCGTCGCACCGCCCGCGGAGCAGGCGTGGTTCACCACGGACTCGACCGCCCCTGCACGACGCCGGTCGAACGACCACGCCGTGGTGGTGCGGGCGGCGCTCGACGGCCCGGGCGTGGCGCCCGGCTGGCAGTACCTCGTCGCTCGTCGATGTCGGTCGGCTCGTGA
- a CDS encoding ABC transporter ATP-binding protein, whose protein sequence is MTSGSDRLDVTQRRTLAASLGSDLGETGADEPVLVFDDVHLSFAGVTAIDGVSFDVHPRELLAIIGPNGAGKTSIFNVLSGVYRPQRGRVVFLGDDLLGTSPHVVAARGLARTFQNIELFENLTVIDNLMLGRHHHVRYRWWQAIGWVGAARREEMVHRRVIEDIIDFLEIPQYRKLPVGLLPYGIQKRVELGRALAMEPRLLLLDEPVAGMNNEETEDMARFILDIRDELAIPMILVEHDMGVVMDLADRVLVVDFGQPIAIDRPVEIQRNPEVIRAYLGEDHAVADTTAAAHEPMTGSAP, encoded by the coding sequence ATGACCTCGGGCAGCGACCGTCTCGACGTCACCCAGCGCCGCACGCTCGCGGCCTCCCTCGGCAGCGATCTGGGCGAGACGGGCGCCGATGAACCGGTCCTCGTCTTCGACGACGTGCACCTGTCGTTCGCCGGGGTCACGGCCATCGACGGCGTCAGCTTCGACGTGCATCCCCGTGAGCTGCTCGCGATCATCGGACCCAACGGTGCGGGCAAGACGTCGATCTTCAACGTGCTCAGCGGCGTGTACCGACCGCAACGGGGTCGCGTCGTGTTTCTCGGCGACGACCTGCTCGGCACCTCACCTCACGTGGTCGCCGCGCGCGGACTGGCACGCACGTTCCAGAACATCGAGCTGTTCGAGAACCTGACGGTCATCGACAACCTGATGCTGGGGCGTCACCACCACGTCCGGTACCGCTGGTGGCAGGCGATCGGCTGGGTGGGCGCGGCCCGGCGCGAGGAGATGGTCCATCGTCGCGTCATCGAGGACATCATCGACTTCCTCGAGATCCCCCAGTACCGCAAGCTGCCCGTGGGCCTGCTGCCGTACGGCATCCAGAAGCGCGTCGAGCTGGGTCGTGCCCTGGCGATGGAACCGCGCCTGCTACTGCTCGACGAGCCGGTGGCGGGCATGAACAACGAGGAGACCGAGGACATGGCCCGGTTCATCCTCGACATCCGCGACGAGCTCGCGATCCCGATGATCCTCGTCGAGCACGACATGGGTGTCGTGATGGACCTGGCCGACCGCGTGCTGGTGGTCGACTTCGGACAACCCATCGCGATCGACCGTCCCGTCGAGATCCAGCGCAACCCGGAGGTCATCCGGGCGTACCTCGGCGAGGACCACGCCGTCGCCGACACCACGGCGGCCGCGCACGAGCCGATGACGGGGAGCGCACCATGA
- a CDS encoding carbamate kinase has product MTHSRSAASSDRRRTVVALGGNAIAPAGTGGTAEEQTRNIRRAMTLLAELIVDGREIVITHGNGPQVGNLLRKNEIAKDVVPPMPLDWCVAQTQATIGYQMITALEHALEAHGDLSTVVPVISRIEVSADDPAWSDPTKPIGPHITDRAEVERRQREEGQHFIDLGARGWRRVVPSPRPVRLLESVTINLLLDAGAVVVANGGGGIPMVRTDDGLLVGVEAVVDKDLAGALLARQLHATGFVILTDVDGVAIDFGTPGERWLAKVTAGELRAYAEDGQFAPGSMGPKVAAVLSFVERAHMPAAIGPLDDVGGVVRGDAGTLIVPDGGS; this is encoded by the coding sequence GTGACCCACAGCCGGTCCGCCGCATCGTCGGACCGCAGGCGCACCGTGGTCGCGCTGGGCGGGAACGCGATCGCGCCCGCCGGCACGGGCGGGACGGCCGAGGAGCAGACCCGCAACATCCGCAGAGCGATGACGCTGCTGGCTGAACTGATCGTCGATGGCCGCGAGATCGTGATCACGCACGGCAACGGCCCTCAGGTCGGCAACCTGCTGCGCAAGAACGAGATCGCCAAGGACGTGGTGCCGCCGATGCCTTTGGACTGGTGCGTCGCGCAGACCCAGGCCACGATCGGCTATCAGATGATCACCGCGCTCGAGCATGCACTGGAGGCGCACGGGGACCTGTCGACCGTCGTCCCGGTGATCTCGAGGATCGAGGTGTCCGCCGACGATCCGGCATGGTCGGATCCGACCAAGCCGATCGGCCCGCACATCACCGATCGGGCCGAGGTCGAGCGCCGCCAACGTGAGGAAGGGCAGCACTTCATCGATCTCGGTGCCCGGGGCTGGCGGCGGGTCGTACCGTCGCCCCGACCGGTGCGCCTACTGGAGTCGGTGACGATCAACCTCCTCCTGGACGCGGGCGCCGTCGTCGTGGCCAACGGCGGTGGCGGCATCCCGATGGTGCGGACCGACGACGGCCTGCTCGTCGGGGTGGAGGCCGTGGTCGACAAGGACCTCGCGGGCGCGCTGCTCGCACGACAGCTGCACGCGACCGGCTTCGTCATCCTCACCGACGTGGACGGCGTCGCGATCGACTTCGGCACGCCGGGGGAGCGGTGGCTGGCGAAGGTGACCGCCGGCGAGCTGCGAGCGTACGCCGAGGACGGACAGTTCGCGCCCGGCTCGATGGGTCCCAAGGTCGCTGCCGTGCTGTCCTTCGTGGAGCGCGCGCACATGCCCGCCGCCATCGGACCGCTCGACGATGTCGGCGGTGTCGTCCGCGGTGATGCGGGCACGCTGATCGTGCCCGACGGTGGGTCATGA
- a CDS encoding amidohydrolase family protein, whose product MTGHDLVIRDARLRRGAGEPLRCDVRDIGITDGRITAISASETLDGRDVIDAAGDLVVPSFVDAHLHLDKVHTWRLAPAARAAYAGGGMGAAGSAIELASAVKDHYDESTIAACARGVLHEGLRCGVTHVRAFADTDTRAGLRGIRPLLALRDELHGVIDIQVVAFPQDGVVRDDGAAEVVEEAVRLGADLVGGIPWIEDTDAEARAHIDAMLDIAVRHDRDVAMLTDDAGDPGLRTTAMLAEAALDRGLVGRVTACHARALGIWPRPRLERMLRLAVRAGMGFVTNPHTAPLALPVTSMLDAGLPVALGQDDVADAYYPFGRHDLLEVALLAAHALDMTAPRDMERLLDMITSHPARVLRLDGHVPEVGGSADLVVLDGNDAHEVLRRHERPRHVLRAGHVVAASRRVTTSIPAAGETSPVGDPNPTTAQDPHAH is encoded by the coding sequence GTGACCGGCCACGACCTGGTCATCCGCGACGCCCGGCTGCGCCGCGGCGCCGGCGAGCCGCTGCGGTGCGACGTGCGCGACATCGGGATCACTGACGGGCGCATCACCGCGATCAGCGCCTCGGAGACGCTTGACGGTCGGGACGTGATCGACGCCGCCGGTGACCTGGTCGTGCCGTCGTTCGTCGACGCCCACCTGCACCTGGACAAGGTGCACACCTGGCGCCTCGCGCCGGCGGCGCGCGCGGCCTACGCGGGCGGTGGCATGGGCGCCGCGGGCAGTGCCATCGAGCTCGCGTCGGCGGTCAAGGACCACTACGACGAGTCCACGATCGCGGCGTGCGCGCGCGGCGTGCTGCACGAGGGCCTGCGGTGCGGCGTCACCCACGTCCGCGCCTTCGCTGACACCGACACCAGGGCAGGGCTGCGTGGCATCCGTCCACTGCTCGCGCTGCGCGACGAGCTGCACGGGGTGATCGACATCCAGGTCGTGGCCTTCCCGCAGGACGGTGTCGTACGTGACGACGGCGCGGCCGAGGTGGTCGAGGAGGCCGTCCGGCTCGGCGCCGATCTGGTCGGCGGCATCCCGTGGATCGAGGACACCGACGCCGAGGCCCGCGCACACATCGACGCGATGCTCGACATCGCCGTCCGCCATGACCGGGACGTCGCGATGCTGACGGACGATGCCGGCGATCCGGGGCTGCGAACGACTGCGATGCTGGCCGAGGCGGCGCTCGACCGGGGTCTGGTCGGCCGCGTCACGGCATGCCACGCGCGGGCCCTGGGCATCTGGCCTCGGCCGCGCCTCGAGCGCATGCTGCGCCTCGCCGTGCGCGCGGGCATGGGCTTCGTGACCAACCCGCACACTGCCCCGCTCGCGCTGCCCGTCACGTCAATGCTCGACGCGGGCCTGCCGGTCGCGCTCGGACAGGACGACGTCGCCGACGCCTACTACCCGTTCGGCCGGCACGACCTGCTCGAGGTCGCGCTGCTCGCCGCCCACGCGCTGGACATGACCGCCCCGCGCGACATGGAGCGCCTGCTCGACATGATCACGTCGCATCCGGCCCGCGTCCTGCGTCTGGACGGCCACGTCCCGGAGGTCGGCGGGTCCGCCGACCTCGTGGTGCTCGACGGCAACGACGCCCACGAGGTGCTCCGCCGACACGAGCGGCCGCGCCACGTGCTGCGCGCCGGACACGTCGTCGCCGCGTCCCGGCGGGTCACGACGTCGATCCCCGCCGCTGGGGAGACGAGCCCGGTGGGAGACCCGAACCCCACGACGGCCCAAGACCCTCACGCACACTGA
- a CDS encoding ring-opening amidohydrolase — translation MAVIARKVVLNNVQDASGMAQLIADEVFAADEVIAVIGKTEGNGGVNDFTRILADRSFRSVLSEHGTRSTEEIEQIPMVWSGGCDGVITPHATVFARNDQTGPSDQERLAVGIAMSDVILPEDIGRPAMVSKVADGVRKAMEIAGISDPAEVHYVQTKTPLLTMETINEAKSRGETVFSEDIHQSMDMSNGTTGLGIAVGLGEIEMPGADAIGHDLDLYSSVASCSSGVELDRAQIVLVGNAPGAGGDLRIGHGVMDDALDFDGIYDAIRSAGMDLPERPHPSDLGDRLINVFLKCEADPDAQLRGRRQIMLDDSDVHWHRHAKGAVGGVTAAAVGDPAVFVSVGAQHQGPPGGGPVAAIVRVD, via the coding sequence ATGGCAGTGATCGCGCGCAAGGTCGTGCTCAACAACGTCCAAGACGCCTCCGGGATGGCGCAGCTGATCGCGGACGAGGTCTTCGCCGCCGACGAGGTGATCGCGGTCATCGGCAAGACCGAGGGCAACGGCGGTGTCAACGACTTCACCAGGATCCTGGCGGACCGGTCGTTCCGGAGCGTCCTGTCCGAGCACGGAACCCGCTCGACGGAGGAGATCGAGCAGATCCCGATGGTCTGGTCGGGCGGCTGTGACGGTGTGATCACGCCGCACGCGACGGTGTTCGCGCGCAACGACCAGACGGGGCCCTCCGACCAGGAGCGGCTCGCCGTCGGCATCGCGATGAGCGACGTCATCCTGCCCGAGGACATCGGGCGGCCGGCGATGGTCTCCAAGGTCGCCGACGGCGTGCGCAAGGCGATGGAGATCGCCGGCATCAGCGATCCGGCCGAGGTGCACTACGTCCAGACGAAGACGCCGCTGCTGACGATGGAGACCATCAACGAGGCCAAGTCGCGCGGCGAGACGGTGTTCAGCGAGGACATCCACCAGTCGATGGACATGTCCAACGGCACGACAGGGCTGGGCATCGCGGTCGGCCTCGGTGAGATCGAGATGCCCGGGGCGGACGCCATCGGCCATGACCTGGACCTGTACTCGTCGGTCGCGTCGTGCTCGTCCGGCGTCGAGCTGGATCGCGCCCAGATCGTGCTGGTCGGCAATGCCCCGGGTGCCGGCGGCGATCTGCGCATCGGCCACGGCGTGATGGACGACGCGCTGGACTTCGACGGCATCTACGACGCGATCCGCTCCGCCGGGATGGACCTTCCGGAGCGTCCCCACCCATCGGATCTCGGCGACCGTCTGATCAATGTCTTCCTCAAGTGCGAGGCCGACCCCGACGCACAGCTGCGCGGTCGGCGCCAGATCATGCTCGACGACTCGGACGTGCACTGGCACCGACACGCCAAGGGCGCCGTCGGTGGCGTGACCGCGGCCGCGGTCGGCGATCCCGCCGTATTCGTCTCTGTCGGCGCCCAGCACCAAGGCCCACCCGGCGGCGGACCGGTGGCGGCGATCGTGCGCGTCGACTGA
- a CDS encoding ABC transporter ATP-binding protein produces the protein MLAVENVEVVYDDVILVLRGVSIEVPEGSIVALLGSNGAGKTTLLRAISGLLDIHEGEVTKGTITLDGEPLDRRPAEVVRAGVTQVLEGRRIFAEFTVEENLRVGAHTQPGDLADNLARVYDLFEVLKQRRRATAGYLSGGEQQMLAMGRAMMSAPRYLLLDEPSLGLAPLLVRQIRDLISEINAAGTTVLLVEQNANMALRIAHHGYVMENGKIVMDRPATDLREDDDVREFYLGLGEEGHRSFRDVKHYKRRKRWLS, from the coding sequence ATGTTGGCCGTCGAGAACGTGGAGGTCGTCTACGACGATGTCATCCTCGTCCTCCGCGGCGTCAGCATCGAAGTGCCCGAGGGAAGCATCGTCGCGCTGCTGGGATCCAACGGCGCCGGCAAGACGACCCTCCTGCGCGCCATCAGCGGACTGCTCGACATCCACGAGGGCGAGGTCACCAAGGGGACGATCACCCTCGACGGCGAGCCACTAGACCGGCGGCCCGCAGAGGTCGTCCGCGCCGGGGTGACACAGGTGCTGGAGGGGCGGCGGATCTTCGCCGAGTTCACGGTCGAGGAGAACCTGCGCGTCGGCGCCCACACCCAACCCGGCGACCTGGCCGACAACCTCGCCCGCGTGTACGACCTGTTCGAGGTGCTCAAGCAGCGCCGCCGTGCGACGGCCGGCTATCTGTCCGGCGGCGAGCAGCAGATGCTCGCCATGGGCCGCGCCATGATGTCGGCGCCGCGCTACCTGTTGCTCGACGAGCCGAGCCTGGGGCTCGCCCCGCTGCTCGTGCGGCAGATCCGCGATCTGATCAGCGAGATCAACGCGGCGGGCACCACGGTCCTGCTGGTCGAGCAGAACGCGAACATGGCGCTGAGGATCGCCCACCATGGCTACGTGATGGAGAACGGCAAGATCGTCATGGACAGGCCGGCGACCGACCTCCGCGAGGACGACGACGTCCGCGAGTTCTACCTCGGCCTCGGCGAGGAGGGCCACCGGTCGTTCCGTGACGTCAAGCACTACAAGCGCCGCAAGCGGTGGTTGTCGTGA